GTCCGGCGAGTGTTGAGCCGAGACCGCGCCGCCGTGACCGCAGGAGCGCTGGTGGGGCTGGGTTCGGCGGAACTGGAACTGGTGGGGTCGAAGCCCTCGGTGTCGCCGCCCGGGTTTGACGAATTCACCATGAACCGGTTCACCCGCCACCTGCTGACCCTGGAGGTGCAGCTTGGCCTGGCGTGGCGGGTGGGGCCGGTTGGCCTCCTGATGGTGTCGGCGGGGTACCTGGTGGGGACGGATTTCTGGAGCCCGGGGTGGGCCCACCCGTCGGGCGAAGTGCTGCCAGGTCTCCCCGGCCTGCTGAGCGGGCCGGGAGTTCGCGCGGCCCTGGTGGTCGGCGGCGGCTGAGAGGGCATTCGTCCCTTGTGCGGGGGACGGGAGGCGGATTAGACTCCCGTAGGGGGGTTGGCTTGCACTCACGCCGCCTCGCCAACGCGGCCGCACTCCTGGTCGCCGCAGGGTTCGTGGTCGGTGCCGTGCTTTACAATCGCAGCCTCGGGAGCCAGGCCGAGGTGGGCAAGGTGGCTCCGTCCTTCGAGCTGGAGGCGCTCGACGGGCAGAGGGTGCAGCTCGCGGCGTTTCGGGGGCGCCCGGTGCTGGTCAACTTCTGGACGACGTGGTGCGATCCGTGCCGCGACGAGATCCCCGGCCTGGAGACCTTCTTCCGCCGCTTCGGGGACCGGATGTCCCTGATCGGCGTCAACGTGCGAGAGCCGCTTGCGGCCGTCCGCGACTTCGCTTTCGAATTCGGCATGACGTACCCCGTGGTGCGGGACGTGGACGGGCGGGTATCCGAGCGCTACCGGTTGCGCGGCTACCCCGAAAGCTGGCTCATCGGGCCCGACGGCGTGGCACGCCGCTACTGGCCGGGGCCGATCACCTTCGAACAGCTCGAGCAGGCCTACCAGGAGGTGATGGGGCGGCCCATCACGGCCGGCCTGGACGACGGCGGCCCGCTGCCTGCAGGGGAGGCCGGGGTTGGGCTTGTGGCGGTGAGCGGGCGGTTGTTCGTGGCGGGGACGCACCGGCTTCTGTCGGCTCCGGCCGGTCCCGGGCGGGAACGGCCCGACTCCTGGCAGGCCGTCGCGCTGCCCGAGGCCGGCGCCGTGAGCGCCGTCGCAGCGTGGCCGGAGCGCCGGCGGCTGGCCGTTGCCGTAGGAACGGGTATCTGGCTTTACGACCTCGAGGCCGGGCGGTGGGCGCAACTGGCGCGGGCGCCCGCCCCCGTGCTCTCGCTGAGCCCAACCGGTTCGGGCGAAGGCGGCCAGGGGCTGCTGGCGTGGCTGAAGGCGCGCGGTCTCGTGAAGATCGACGCGTCCGGGCGGCTCGAAGAGGTGCCGGCCCGGGGATTGCCGCTGCCGGCGGAGCAGGCCTGGGCCGGGCAAGCCGGGGCCTGGGTGGCCGCGGCCACGCCGGTGGGGCTTCTGAGGGCGAAGGCGAGCCCTCTCAACTTCCAGGCCACCAGGCTGTCTCACCCCTCGTTTGCGGTTCTGGCCCTCGGGGACGGGTGGCTGGTGGCGACCGACCGGGGCGTCTACCGGTACGATCCGCAGAGGGACGAGGCGGCGCCGGTACCCGGCACCCCGGTCCGCACCTTTGTGGCGCTGGCGCCTGTTGGCGCCGAGCAGGTGGCCGCGCTGGCGTCCGGCGGCGACTTTTACATCTTTGTAC
Above is a genomic segment from Bacillota bacterium containing:
- a CDS encoding TlpA disulfide reductase family protein, which encodes MHSRRLANAAALLVAAGFVVGAVLYNRSLGSQAEVGKVAPSFELEALDGQRVQLAAFRGRPVLVNFWTTWCDPCRDEIPGLETFFRRFGDRMSLIGVNVREPLAAVRDFAFEFGMTYPVVRDVDGRVSERYRLRGYPESWLIGPDGVARRYWPGPITFEQLEQAYQEVMGRPITAGLDDGGPLPAGEAGVGLVAVSGRLFVAGTHRLLSAPAGPGRERPDSWQAVALPEAGAVSAVAAWPERRRLAVAVGTGIWLYDLEAGRWAQLARAPAPVLSLSPTGSGEGGQGLLAWLKARGLVKIDASGRLEEVPARGLPLPAEQAWAGQAGAWVAAATPVGLLRAKASPLNFQATRLSHPSFAVLALGDGWLVATDRGVYRYDPQRDEAAPVPGTPVRTFVALAPVGAEQVAALASGGDFYIFVPGARDGAWQAAPIPR